From Micromonospora nigra, one genomic window encodes:
- a CDS encoding sensor histidine kinase produces the protein MGDLLLIFAAALGAASGVGAAGALALRALRGRSVTVHVVALLTVTVAAVVAGVVVVAEAMFLSAHDLEVVLITVSAAAVVSLAMGWLFGRRLAAAAVWADQARQRERRVEQGRRDLVAWVSHDLRTPLAGLRAMAEALEDRVVRDPATVAEYHRRIRVETDRMARLVDDLFELSRINAGALRLSLAAVPLRDVVSDALAGTAPLAAARRIRLEAAEQGWPTVVASEPELARVVGNLLVNAVRYTPDDGTVRVESGRDAESAWLAVTDTCGGIPERDLSRLFEVAFRGEPARTPRPRDGGAAPSGGLGLAIVRGLVEAHGGRVEVHNVAGGCRFVVRLRPAGT, from the coding sequence ATGGGTGACCTGCTGCTCATCTTCGCGGCGGCGCTCGGTGCGGCGTCGGGCGTGGGGGCGGCCGGTGCGTTGGCGCTGCGGGCGCTGCGGGGCCGGTCGGTCACCGTGCACGTCGTGGCACTGCTCACCGTGACCGTCGCCGCCGTGGTCGCGGGCGTGGTGGTGGTCGCCGAGGCGATGTTCCTCTCCGCCCACGACCTGGAGGTGGTGCTGATCACCGTGTCGGCGGCGGCCGTGGTCAGTCTCGCGATGGGCTGGTTGTTCGGTCGCCGGCTGGCTGCCGCGGCGGTGTGGGCCGACCAGGCCCGGCAGCGGGAGCGTCGGGTCGAGCAGGGCCGGCGGGACCTGGTGGCCTGGGTGTCGCACGACCTGCGCACTCCCCTCGCCGGGCTCCGGGCCATGGCCGAGGCGCTGGAGGACCGGGTGGTGCGTGACCCGGCGACTGTCGCCGAGTACCACCGCCGGATCCGGGTGGAGACCGACCGGATGGCGCGGCTCGTGGACGACCTGTTCGAGCTGTCCCGGATCAACGCGGGCGCACTGCGACTGAGCCTGGCCGCGGTGCCACTGCGCGACGTGGTCTCCGACGCCCTGGCCGGCACGGCGCCGCTGGCCGCCGCCCGCCGGATCCGGCTGGAGGCCGCCGAGCAGGGCTGGCCGACGGTGGTGGCCAGCGAGCCGGAACTGGCCCGGGTGGTGGGGAACCTGCTGGTCAACGCCGTGCGCTACACGCCGGACGACGGCACCGTCCGGGTGGAGTCCGGGCGCGACGCCGAGAGCGCCTGGCTGGCCGTCACGGACACCTGCGGCGGCATCCCGGAGCGGGACCTGTCCCGGCTGTTCGAGGTCGCGTTCCGGGGTGAGCCGGCGCGTACCCCGCGGCCACGCGACGGCGGGGCGGCCCCGTCCGGCGGCCTGGGCCTGGCAATCGTGCGCGGTCTGGTTGAAGCGCATGGCGGGCGGGTAGAGGTTCACAACGTCGCGGGCGGCTGCCGGTTCGTGGTTCGGCTCCGACCAGCGGGAACCTGA
- a CDS encoding response regulator transcription factor: MAQRVLVVDDDRTVSDVVCRYLEHAGYRVDHVGDGAAALAAVAAEPPDLVVLDLMLPVLDGLEVCRRLRARPDGVPVIMLTARGDEADRILGLQLGADDYLGKPFSPRELVLRVGSVLRRVGGEPLGAGPAVLTDGGLEVATGPRVARLDGRELTLTLREFDLLAHLMRHPGRALRRAELLERVWGWSFGDQSTVTVHVRRLREKIEADPARPRRIVTVWGVGYRYEPTDG, from the coding sequence GTGGCGCAGCGGGTGCTGGTCGTCGACGACGACCGGACGGTCAGTGACGTGGTGTGCCGCTACCTGGAACACGCCGGTTACCGGGTGGACCACGTCGGCGACGGGGCCGCCGCCCTGGCCGCCGTCGCCGCCGAGCCCCCTGATCTGGTCGTGCTCGACCTGATGCTGCCGGTGCTCGACGGGCTGGAGGTCTGCCGGCGACTGCGGGCCCGGCCGGACGGCGTACCCGTGATCATGCTGACCGCGCGGGGTGACGAGGCTGACCGGATCCTCGGGCTCCAACTGGGCGCGGACGACTACCTGGGCAAGCCGTTCTCTCCCCGCGAGCTGGTGCTGCGGGTCGGCTCGGTGCTGCGGCGGGTCGGCGGGGAGCCACTCGGCGCGGGCCCCGCGGTGCTGACCGACGGTGGCCTGGAGGTGGCCACCGGGCCCCGGGTGGCACGGCTGGACGGCCGGGAGCTGACCCTGACGCTGCGGGAGTTCGACCTGCTGGCGCACCTGATGCGCCATCCCGGCCGGGCGTTGCGCCGGGCGGAGCTGCTGGAACGGGTGTGGGGTTGGAGCTTCGGCGACCAGTCCACGGTGACGGTGCACGTGCGGCGGCTGCGGGAGAAGATCGAGGCCGACCCGGCGCGGCCCCGGCGGATCGTCACCGTCTGGGGCGTGGGCTACCGGTACGAGCCGACCGATGGGTGA
- a CDS encoding sugar phosphate isomerase/epimerase family protein, giving the protein MTLRPGLVSVTFRQLTPAEVVALAQPAGLRGIEWGGDVHVPAGDDEAARRVAALTAGAGLETAAYGSYYRLGHSAAEGLSPESVVRTAELLGAPVVRVWAGRRPSSEADAAYRASVVEDARRIADLAGAVGLTIAFEYHRDTLTDTRESTARLLEAVADLPIRTLWQPQPERDRAENLADLRAVLPYLANLHVFAWTPQRRRLPLRCRYSDWAAYLAVARTAPGQRYAMLEFLVDDDPDLLGAEAATLRRLLADA; this is encoded by the coding sequence ATGACACTGCGCCCCGGCCTGGTCTCGGTGACGTTCCGGCAGCTCACCCCCGCCGAGGTGGTGGCCCTGGCCCAACCGGCCGGCCTGCGTGGGATCGAGTGGGGTGGCGACGTCCACGTGCCGGCCGGCGACGACGAGGCGGCCCGCCGGGTCGCCGCCCTCACCGCTGGTGCCGGGCTGGAGACAGCGGCGTACGGGTCGTACTACCGACTGGGCCACTCGGCGGCCGAGGGCCTGTCGCCGGAGTCGGTCGTGCGGACGGCCGAGCTGCTCGGCGCACCCGTCGTCCGGGTCTGGGCCGGACGACGGCCCAGCAGCGAGGCCGACGCCGCCTACCGCGCCAGCGTCGTCGAGGACGCGCGCCGCATCGCGGACCTGGCTGGGGCGGTGGGCCTCACCATCGCTTTCGAGTACCACCGCGACACGCTCACCGACACCCGCGAGTCGACGGCGCGGCTGCTGGAGGCCGTGGCCGACCTGCCAATCCGCACACTGTGGCAGCCGCAGCCCGAGCGGGACCGCGCCGAGAACCTCGCCGACCTGCGCGCCGTACTGCCGTACCTGGCCAACCTGCACGTCTTCGCCTGGACACCGCAACGCAGACGCCTGCCGCTGCGGTGTCGATACTCCGACTGGGCGGCATACCTCGCCGTGGCCAGGACCGCCCCCGGGCAGCGGTACGCCATGCTGGAGTTCCTCGTCGACGACGACCCCGACCTGCTGGGTGCCGAGGCAGCCACCCTGCGCCGCCTGCTGGCCGACGCCTGA
- a CDS encoding GNAT family N-acetyltransferase translates to MLDRRLHQHLATWLGQWPAGPGLHVVRSYRRARPAWDGRLRPALAVGVGASTVLSVAPDRVDAVRALVGDSVRAVGGEPAPAVGADPARLLSALPAAVGHPAWEVHDDVFRWCATAADLPDAGEWVPPDLPGLPSWLRLFDRAVLVARDGRGRYLSGVGIKRHDAYGHELAVGTVPVARGRGLARRLVAQAARRVLAEGAVPTYLHARGNLASARVAEAAGFPDRGWRSFGVYPS, encoded by the coding sequence ATGCTCGACCGGCGACTGCACCAGCACCTCGCGACCTGGCTCGGCCAATGGCCTGCCGGCCCCGGCCTGCACGTCGTGCGCTCCTACCGGCGGGCCCGGCCCGCCTGGGACGGCCGGCTGCGCCCGGCCCTCGCGGTCGGCGTCGGGGCGAGCACCGTGCTGTCGGTGGCCCCGGACCGGGTCGACGCGGTGCGTGCCCTCGTCGGCGACTCGGTCCGGGCCGTGGGCGGCGAACCGGCCCCGGCCGTGGGTGCCGATCCGGCGCGGCTGCTGTCGGCGCTGCCCGCGGCGGTCGGTCACCCGGCCTGGGAGGTGCACGACGACGTGTTCCGGTGGTGTGCGACGGCGGCCGACCTGCCGGACGCGGGCGAGTGGGTGCCGCCGGATCTGCCGGGGCTGCCGTCCTGGCTGCGACTGTTCGACCGGGCGGTGCTGGTGGCGCGCGACGGGCGGGGCCGCTACCTGTCCGGGGTGGGGATCAAACGGCACGACGCGTACGGCCACGAGCTGGCGGTGGGCACCGTCCCGGTGGCGCGCGGCCGGGGACTGGCCCGGCGGCTGGTGGCCCAGGCGGCCCGCCGGGTGCTCGCCGAGGGCGCGGTGCCGACCTACCTGCACGCGCGGGGCAACCTCGCCTCCGCGCGGGTCGCCGAGGCGGCCGGGTTCCCGGACCGGGGTTGGCGGTCGTTCGGCGTCTACCCGAGCTGA
- a CDS encoding helix-turn-helix domain-containing protein: protein MNRAVQAAMVEAGLTADSLAAQIGVDPKTAARWSSHGRIPQTRHRAAVAKLLGKDVTELWPDALKRREPAWFRPWAEIEREALSLRSFQLAWIPGLLQTEAYARATLAGEPLTPAEVDNLVTARISRQAVLRRERPPLLVAILDESVLRRTLNGERAMMAEQIAYLAECATRPAVQVFIVPAGTGMYPGLGGPFTIAEMPDGGRVAHVDSQAQAQIIDRTADVATLDRRWEHVRAEALSRAQSLDLLREAAASWT from the coding sequence ATGAACCGGGCCGTTCAAGCCGCGATGGTCGAGGCTGGACTGACCGCCGACAGCCTCGCAGCTCAGATAGGGGTCGACCCGAAGACTGCCGCTCGCTGGTCGAGTCACGGACGAATTCCTCAGACCCGGCATCGGGCCGCAGTTGCAAAGCTCCTTGGGAAGGACGTCACCGAACTCTGGCCGGACGCTCTCAAACGAAGAGAGCCGGCTTGGTTCCGGCCCTGGGCAGAGATCGAACGGGAGGCGCTCTCCCTACGCAGCTTCCAGCTCGCCTGGATTCCAGGTCTCCTCCAGACCGAGGCGTACGCGCGGGCGACGCTCGCGGGCGAACCCCTGACGCCGGCAGAGGTCGACAATCTCGTCACCGCGCGGATCAGCCGCCAGGCGGTCCTGCGCCGGGAACGTCCGCCACTCCTCGTCGCGATCCTCGACGAATCGGTCCTGCGGCGCACGCTCAATGGTGAGCGGGCCATGATGGCCGAACAGATCGCCTACCTGGCGGAGTGCGCCACCCGGCCCGCTGTCCAGGTGTTCATCGTGCCTGCCGGCACGGGGATGTACCCCGGCCTCGGCGGCCCCTTCACCATCGCCGAGATGCCGGACGGCGGACGGGTCGCCCACGTCGACAGCCAAGCACAAGCGCAGATCATCGATCGAACGGCGGACGTTGCTACGCTGGACCGGCGCTGGGAACATGTGCGCGCAGAAGCCCTGTCCCGGGCACAGTCCCTCGACCTCCTCAGGGAAGCGGCAGCATCATGGACCTGA
- a CDS encoding DUF4394 domain-containing protein — protein sequence MKYLLNRRVLVAGLSVAVGVGAFAGPAAADGGSWDDGKHDRDKACHSNYGHDKNRYDKGEDHESRYDDDRSGYWSKYDDHKGEDRSTYDRKGGRDGLKAIGLTDDQKLITFDVDKPWDACTIGRVWLEDGEKLVGIDYRVQNGHLYGVGDEGGIYLISTHDAKATEVSQLSVPLRGRYFGVDFNPAADRLRVISDQGQNLRHNVNDDTTVEDGTLTYPPSTDVAMGVTCAAYTNNDLDPDTATTLFDIDTDLDQVAVQSPANAGQLAATGRLGVDAGIWAGFDIYSSIRDDRAVYNKGYAVLQVDHDSQLYKIDMLTGDADKQGTFGDYTVVDLALPLDQH from the coding sequence ATGAAGTATCTACTCAACAGGCGTGTGCTGGTCGCTGGCCTGTCAGTCGCTGTCGGCGTCGGGGCGTTCGCCGGCCCGGCCGCCGCCGATGGCGGGTCGTGGGACGACGGGAAGCACGACCGCGACAAGGCGTGTCACTCCAACTACGGCCACGACAAGAACCGCTACGACAAGGGTGAGGACCACGAGTCGCGGTACGACGACGACAGGAGCGGCTACTGGTCGAAGTACGACGACCACAAGGGCGAGGACCGGTCGACGTACGACAGGAAGGGCGGCCGGGATGGGCTCAAGGCCATCGGGCTGACCGACGACCAGAAGCTGATCACATTCGACGTCGACAAGCCGTGGGACGCCTGCACCATCGGGCGGGTGTGGCTGGAGGACGGCGAGAAGCTCGTGGGCATCGACTACCGGGTCCAGAACGGCCACCTGTACGGCGTCGGTGACGAGGGCGGGATCTACCTGATCTCCACCCATGACGCGAAGGCCACCGAGGTGAGCCAGCTCAGCGTCCCGCTCAGGGGCCGCTACTTCGGTGTCGACTTCAACCCGGCCGCCGACCGGCTGCGGGTCATCAGCGACCAGGGCCAGAACCTGCGGCACAACGTCAACGACGACACCACCGTCGAGGACGGCACGCTCACCTACCCGCCGTCGACGGACGTCGCCATGGGCGTGACCTGTGCCGCGTACACCAACAACGACCTCGACCCGGACACCGCCACCACCCTGTTCGACATCGACACCGACCTTGACCAGGTCGCGGTACAGTCTCCCGCCAACGCCGGTCAGTTGGCCGCCACCGGCAGGCTCGGCGTCGACGCCGGCATCTGGGCCGGCTTCGACATCTACAGCAGCATCCGCGACGACAGGGCCGTCTACAACAAGGGCTACGCCGTTCTGCAAGTCGACCACGACAGCCAGCTCTACAAGATCGACATGCTGACCGGTGACGCCGACAAGCAGGGCACCTTCGGCGACTACACGGTCGTCGACCTCGCATTGCCACTCGACCAGCACTGA
- a CDS encoding DUF72 domain-containing protein: MWSHRAWPGHGLPPHERLRDYAARCTAVEGNTTFYATPARQTVANWAEQTDPDFRFVLKLPKTVTHERRLTDVDAPLRAFLDAIEPLGPRADTLWIQLPGSFGPADVATLGRFLRRLPTTHRYAVEVRHPAFFTDTATAAGLEAVLAAVAAEWIPFDTTAFFASPPTSDAERDAWTKKPRLPLRTTALTDRPIVRYLGRDATERTVEGWQRWVDLTVGWLREGRSPTMFVHTPDNADAPTLARRFHDEIRARVPELAPLPEPIPVEPLTLF; this comes from the coding sequence ATGTGGAGCCACCGGGCGTGGCCGGGTCACGGCCTGCCCCCGCACGAGCGCCTGCGAGACTACGCCGCCCGGTGCACCGCCGTCGAGGGCAACACCACCTTCTACGCCACCCCCGCCAGGCAGACCGTGGCGAACTGGGCCGAGCAGACCGACCCCGACTTCCGGTTCGTCCTCAAACTTCCGAAGACCGTCACCCACGAGCGCCGCCTCACCGACGTCGACGCCCCGCTGCGCGCCTTCCTCGACGCCATCGAGCCACTCGGCCCACGCGCGGACACCCTGTGGATCCAACTGCCCGGCTCGTTCGGCCCCGCCGACGTGGCCACCCTCGGGCGCTTCCTGCGCCGGCTGCCCACCACCCACCGGTACGCCGTCGAGGTGCGACACCCCGCCTTCTTCACCGACACCGCGACGGCGGCCGGGCTCGAAGCCGTGCTCGCCGCAGTGGCCGCCGAGTGGATCCCGTTCGACACCACCGCCTTCTTCGCCAGCCCGCCGACCAGCGACGCGGAGCGGGACGCCTGGACGAAGAAGCCGCGCCTGCCGCTGCGCACGACCGCGCTGACCGACCGCCCGATCGTGCGCTACCTCGGCCGCGACGCCACCGAACGGACCGTCGAGGGCTGGCAGCGCTGGGTCGACCTCACCGTCGGGTGGCTGCGCGAGGGGCGCTCCCCCACCATGTTCGTGCACACCCCCGACAACGCCGACGCGCCGACGCTCGCCCGCCGCTTCCACGACGAGATACGCGCCCGCGTTCCCGAACTGGCACCGCTGCCCGAACCGATCCCCGTCGAGCCGCTGACCCTGTTCTGA
- a CDS encoding Clp protease N-terminal domain-containing protein, with protein sequence MTDPVQMSNPVRLDDLIQGIKTARPDVLDQLADAVVVGEHLGDVADHLIGHFVDQARRSGASWTDIGRSMGVSKQAAQKRFVPKATDAPLDPQQGFARFTLPARNVVMMSQEEARAGGHAEIRPGHLLLGLLAEPEAIAARVIVAAGVPLERVRQAATAALPPPVGGEVPALIPYDGQAKKALELTFREALRLGHNYIGTEHILLALLEQEGGDGVLTGLGVDKGAAETAIASAIRDAVRTAEG encoded by the coding sequence ATGACGGATCCCGTGCAGATGAGCAACCCCGTACGCCTGGACGACCTGATCCAGGGCATCAAGACGGCGCGTCCCGACGTGCTCGACCAGCTCGCCGACGCGGTGGTCGTGGGCGAACACCTCGGCGACGTCGCCGACCACCTGATCGGTCACTTCGTCGACCAGGCCCGCCGCTCCGGCGCCTCGTGGACCGACATCGGCCGCAGCATGGGGGTCAGCAAACAGGCGGCGCAGAAGCGGTTCGTGCCCAAGGCCACCGACGCGCCCCTGGACCCGCAGCAGGGCTTCGCCCGGTTCACCCTGCCCGCCCGCAACGTCGTGATGATGTCGCAGGAGGAGGCGCGGGCGGGCGGGCACGCCGAGATCCGCCCCGGTCACCTCCTGCTCGGCCTGCTCGCCGAGCCCGAGGCGATCGCCGCGCGGGTGATCGTGGCGGCGGGGGTGCCGCTGGAGCGGGTCCGGCAGGCCGCGACGGCCGCGCTGCCGCCGCCGGTCGGCGGCGAGGTGCCGGCCCTGATCCCGTACGACGGGCAGGCGAAGAAGGCCCTGGAGCTGACCTTCCGGGAGGCGCTGCGCCTGGGGCACAACTACATCGGCACCGAGCACATCCTGCTGGCCCTGCTGGAGCAGGAGGGAGGCGACGGGGTGCTCACCGGCCTCGGTGTCGACAAGGGCGCGGCCGAGACCGCGATCGCCTCGGCGATCCGGGACGCCGTGCGGACCGCCGAGGGGTGA
- a CDS encoding TetR/AcrR family transcriptional regulator — protein sequence MTDQTAPTTAAGEPATARGEQTRRLILDTAMRLFRERGYARTTMRAIAQEAGVAVGNAYYYFASKDHLIQEFYARTQDEHRAAARLVLTRESGFAARLAGVLHAGIDVLTPSHEFAGSFFKTAAEPTSPLSPFSVESSAPRQASIALFAEVLTGSTAKVDPELRAELPELLWLAYMGVVLYWVHDRSPEQAKTRRLIDGAVPLVDRLVALSRLRVLRPVTRQAIDLIRTLRH from the coding sequence ATGACCGACCAGACTGCGCCGACGACCGCTGCGGGTGAACCGGCGACCGCGCGCGGCGAGCAGACCCGGCGGCTGATCCTGGACACCGCGATGCGGCTGTTCCGCGAGCGCGGGTACGCCCGCACCACCATGCGGGCGATCGCGCAGGAGGCCGGTGTCGCGGTCGGCAACGCCTACTACTACTTCGCGTCCAAGGACCACCTGATCCAGGAGTTCTACGCCCGCACGCAGGACGAACACCGGGCGGCGGCCCGGCTCGTGCTGACCCGGGAAAGCGGATTCGCCGCGCGGCTGGCCGGGGTGCTGCACGCCGGCATCGACGTGCTGACCCCCTCGCACGAGTTCGCCGGTTCCTTCTTCAAGACCGCCGCCGAGCCCACCTCGCCGCTGAGCCCCTTCTCGGTGGAGTCGTCGGCCCCCCGGCAGGCGTCGATCGCCCTGTTCGCGGAGGTGCTCACCGGTTCCACCGCCAAGGTCGACCCCGAGCTGCGCGCCGAGCTGCCCGAGCTGCTGTGGCTGGCGTACATGGGGGTGGTCCTGTACTGGGTGCACGACCGTTCACCGGAGCAGGCGAAGACCCGACGACTGATCGACGGCGCGGTGCCACTCGTCGACCGGCTGGTGGCACTGTCCCGGTTGCGGGTACTCCGCCCCGTCACCCGGCAGGCGATCGACCTCATTCGCACGCTGCGTCACTGA
- a CDS encoding DUF397 domain-containing protein: MNLTDATWRKSTRSGNNGGDCVEVADNLPGVVGVRDSKDPTGPALAFRPSAWKAFVTQVRA, from the coding sequence CTGAACCTGACTGACGCGACGTGGCGCAAGAGCACGAGAAGCGGCAACAACGGCGGCGACTGCGTCGAGGTCGCCGACAACCTGCCCGGCGTGGTCGGCGTACGCGACTCGAAGGACCCGACCGGGCCGGCGCTGGCGTTCCGGCCGTCCGCCTGGAAGGCGTTCGTCACCCAGGTCCGCGCCTAG
- a CDS encoding AAA family ATPase, which yields MHSLPATLTSAERVKLNRWWNQPIGQVRPVLALTGPPCAEKTQILDDFALSVVTMNRTVAEPARVQWARLSADGSFASSAEDPAAAFDGLLATAEESAGAPGRRMPQDSAVRSVRIVLVDDDEQLGAQRPDLAIRLLRLVADPDRLDQAGLRVVVGCRTAVAPAASQSMAVPYIHARNDLLDRIGAWAGDPRDEPVLLVRGRPGTGKTRLLAEAARRLDRRTDLRVAYTLLRDATRPRPLGVPELVAGFARAFAQDGLSFGDARSDPVLLANVQVGTAHHKVVGIQVNEVSLPPSSATMAVLRAQLEQRVAAGRAETPLLLVVDGINELAETGSADFAELRNLLIAPDELMRWNVKVLLSGHDAVDVPTATLDLDGEDKADIHSYAVTRLTYNGVPEQTADLLADRLVELSNGLFIVASGYLDEIESVDPLAMAGWLSTATPVTAAADYFVAAVRRLLDGIEAGQAAAASTTRIDVERFLRILALTRQGMTSAELAAVWQATPNLSRISARPPCSSWEHVSATIGEGPERRYIVPPEDPATDRFRLLHPTLREALLRYPRRPGGAKPTVPALQPPYEAIGLTAERLRFLTALTPLYGQGPGWDPTTGRLALAETLSVVHDLAEQALDDSPDEAVIAECHRLLGLLFEDWEWIETCVRHAREHDPITLGLGVVIDGLGRLVRLANFDTDQPILWRHTSGSAADPDDIDAGPRSSGFVSPGAHVPTPRPTTGRTGRPFYASVEMARVAEVVNGYERRATREEAQRRLAELAMDFTPSRIVPPDMGPDERVLWIRGYSLHPREVGNGYLGNYARLSVRQLADGSWTIAAEKLAVDLARHPQKGRRAQAQAHPNWHHPILVRVKGNPRDGGRPQRYASYAQAQAELVQLKREYPTTSILNDGLLFLMVYDRRQQPVVRKFRLEIQAAGEKSYVIAAYPNDRPEEASSR from the coding sequence ATGCACTCACTGCCCGCCACACTCACCTCCGCCGAGCGCGTCAAGCTGAACCGTTGGTGGAATCAGCCGATCGGCCAGGTGCGTCCCGTCCTCGCCCTGACCGGGCCACCCTGCGCCGAGAAGACACAGATCCTGGACGACTTCGCGTTGTCCGTCGTGACGATGAACCGGACCGTGGCGGAGCCGGCCCGTGTGCAGTGGGCGAGACTGTCGGCCGACGGCTCGTTCGCCAGCTCCGCAGAGGATCCGGCGGCGGCGTTCGACGGGCTGCTGGCGACGGCCGAGGAGTCGGCCGGGGCACCGGGCCGGCGGATGCCCCAGGATTCCGCCGTCAGGTCCGTGCGGATCGTCCTCGTGGACGACGACGAGCAGCTCGGTGCGCAGCGGCCCGACCTGGCGATCCGACTGCTGCGGCTCGTCGCCGATCCCGACCGGCTGGACCAGGCCGGACTGCGCGTCGTCGTGGGGTGCCGGACGGCCGTGGCACCGGCGGCGTCCCAGTCGATGGCGGTGCCGTACATCCACGCTCGTAACGACTTGCTGGACCGGATCGGCGCGTGGGCGGGCGATCCGCGGGACGAGCCCGTCCTGCTCGTGCGCGGCCGACCGGGCACGGGCAAGACCCGGCTGCTGGCCGAGGCGGCACGACGACTGGACCGGCGCACCGATCTGCGCGTCGCCTACACCCTGCTCCGCGACGCCACGCGGCCGAGACCTCTGGGTGTGCCCGAGCTCGTGGCGGGGTTCGCCAGGGCCTTCGCACAGGACGGACTCTCGTTCGGCGACGCCCGGTCCGACCCGGTCCTGCTCGCCAACGTCCAGGTGGGAACTGCCCACCACAAGGTCGTCGGGATCCAGGTCAACGAGGTGTCGTTGCCGCCGTCGTCGGCGACCATGGCGGTGCTTCGGGCACAGTTGGAGCAACGGGTGGCGGCAGGCCGAGCGGAGACGCCGTTGCTGCTCGTGGTGGACGGCATCAACGAACTGGCGGAAACGGGCAGCGCGGACTTCGCCGAACTCCGCAACCTTCTCATCGCTCCGGACGAACTCATGCGCTGGAACGTCAAGGTCCTGCTCTCCGGGCACGACGCGGTGGACGTTCCGACCGCAACCCTCGACCTGGACGGCGAGGACAAGGCAGACATCCATTCCTACGCGGTCACCAGGCTGACGTACAACGGCGTGCCCGAGCAGACCGCCGACCTGCTGGCGGACCGGCTCGTCGAGCTGTCCAACGGCCTGTTCATCGTGGCCTCGGGATACCTCGACGAGATCGAGTCGGTCGATCCGCTGGCGATGGCGGGCTGGCTCTCCACGGCCACCCCGGTCACGGCCGCCGCCGACTACTTCGTGGCGGCCGTCCGCCGGCTGCTGGACGGCATCGAAGCCGGCCAGGCTGCTGCGGCATCGACCACGCGCATCGACGTGGAGCGGTTCCTGCGCATTCTCGCCCTCACCCGGCAGGGCATGACGTCAGCCGAGCTGGCCGCAGTCTGGCAGGCCACACCGAACCTGTCGAGGATCTCCGCACGGCCGCCCTGCTCCAGCTGGGAACACGTGTCGGCGACGATCGGTGAGGGACCTGAGCGGCGGTACATCGTACCGCCCGAGGATCCCGCGACCGACCGGTTCCGACTGCTGCATCCGACGCTGCGCGAGGCACTGCTGCGTTACCCTCGCCGACCGGGCGGGGCGAAACCGACGGTGCCGGCCCTGCAACCGCCGTACGAGGCGATCGGGCTCACCGCGGAACGACTGCGCTTCCTCACCGCGTTGACCCCCCTCTACGGGCAGGGGCCAGGGTGGGATCCGACGACCGGCCGCCTCGCACTGGCGGAAACCCTCTCGGTCGTGCACGACCTGGCCGAGCAGGCTCTCGATGACAGCCCGGACGAGGCGGTGATCGCCGAGTGCCACCGGCTTCTCGGTCTGCTCTTCGAGGACTGGGAGTGGATCGAGACCTGCGTCCGTCACGCCCGCGAACACGATCCGATCACGCTCGGGCTCGGTGTCGTGATCGACGGGCTGGGCCGGCTGGTGCGACTTGCGAACTTCGACACCGATCAGCCGATCCTGTGGCGGCACACCTCGGGCAGTGCCGCGGATCCCGATGACATCGACGCCGGTCCACGTTCGAGTGGATTCGTCTCACCCGGCGCCCACGTCCCCACGCCGCGACCTACGACAGGGCGCACCGGCAGACCGTTCTACGCGTCCGTCGAGATGGCACGCGTAGCGGAGGTCGTCAATGGTTACGAACGGCGCGCCACCAGGGAGGAGGCGCAACGGCGGTTGGCGGAGCTGGCGATGGACTTCACTCCGTCCCGGATCGTGCCGCCGGACATGGGCCCCGACGAACGTGTGCTGTGGATCCGGGGCTACTCGTTGCACCCACGCGAGGTCGGCAACGGTTACCTGGGCAACTACGCGAGGCTCAGCGTTCGGCAACTGGCCGACGGCTCGTGGACGATCGCGGCCGAGAAGCTGGCCGTCGACCTTGCCCGCCATCCACAGAAGGGGCGCCGTGCCCAGGCCCAAGCCCACCCGAACTGGCACCATCCCATCCTCGTCCGGGTCAAGGGCAATCCGCGCGACGGCGGCAGACCCCAGCGGTACGCGTCGTACGCGCAGGCGCAGGCGGAGCTCGTGCAGCTCAAACGGGAGTACCCGACGACCTCGATCCTCAACGACGGTCTGCTCTTCCTCATGGTGTACGACCGCCGGCAGCAACCGGTCGTCCGCAAGTTCCGGTTGGAGATCCAGGCCGCCGGCGAGAAGTCGTACGTCATCGCGGCGTATCCGAACGACAGGCCGGAGGAGGCCAGCAGCCGATGA